From the Prunus dulcis chromosome 4, ALMONDv2, whole genome shotgun sequence genome, one window contains:
- the LOC117623753 gene encoding N-acetylglucosaminyl-phosphatidylinositol biosynthetic protein gpi1-like isoform X1, with the protein MGRRCRVWWPKQLSLSTPSSCSNFLLGWFISSSSSSLDVVVAFACTEQALSDKKLCIQGILHDTNGRMPVLLQDKSMLCIVGQFFKVHSKEDQYHSSCCGCHTLNGSLEQCRQTFVGSNYWIQMLCDPQEQVGTEISWIPKLHHIHWNGQMVFPCDIHLIFYETPAYGAHHFSLHPWNSFDQVSAPERKPKWVDELHQKQPLLDLDTVILAINSSAAADKVFERCMGPKKSTVRFSTVYMFLAFTWQLFAVSVASLSMLFYVIVQFLYRLLKYASDSWVYIISVKVFSSSRINIRIRCSQILYWPIFLQDNGTRSLSSVEYAEKAALHKHSMWSSLAVDVLLGNLFGLALLYHAESACMWVLKFASDITNELLRSGCVWLMGVPAGFKLNTELAGVLGMISLTAIQIWSTIWIFLGFHFIYFIRGLAISGIIFGVTVPAALIKDLIALATLHVSTLHWLISLLYSTQIQALAALWRLFRGRKWNPLRQRLDSYDYTVKQHIVGSLLFTPLLLLLPTTSVFYIFFTIMNTTISLIYILIEITISVIHATPYIKIFLWLVMPKRFPSGIWFEIVSVWSDCIYSHKDISSPADKLQSEKGLTGEKASVVVSFLHSNFLTVGQIVMPHYNKILSGKPRTLVATAAYGVLTGRRIPSTIGTDLPIFPWMLISYKEYWRLCHDSILACYRR; encoded by the exons ATGGGAAGGAGGTGTAGGGTTTGGTGGCCAAAGCAACTCTCATTGAGCACACCATCATCCTGCTCCAATTTCTTGCTGGGTTGGTTCATTTCGTCGTCTTCGTCTTCTCTTGACGTTGTCGTAGCTTTTGCCTGCACTGAACAAGCGCTTTCtgataaaaaattatgcattCAG gGAATCCTTCATGACACAAATGGAAGGATGCCTGTGTTGCTCCAGGATAAGTCAATGTTGTGTATAGTGGgtcaattttttaaagttcACTCAAAAGAAGATCAATATCATTCTTCTTGTTGTGGGTGCCACACTCTCAATGGATCACTAGAACAATGTAGGCAAACTTTTGTAGGAAGCAATTATTGGATCCAGATGCTATGTGATCCTCAAGAACAGGTTGGAACAGAAATTAGTTGGATTCCTAAACTGCATCACATCCACTGGAATGGGCAAATGGTGTTTCCATGTGATATCCAC TTAATATTCTACGAGACCCCAGCCTATGGTGCTCACCATTTCTCATTACATCCTTGGAATTCATTTGATCAAGTGAGTGCTCCTGAGAGAAAACCCAAGTGGGTTGATGAACTTCACCAGAAGCAGCCACTCCTTGACTTG GATACGGTCATTCTGGCAATCAATAGCTCCGCTGCCGCTGACAAAGTTTTCGAAAGATGCATGGGTCCCAAGAAATCTACTGTGCGCTTTTCCACAGTTTACAT GTTTCTTGCCTTCACATGGCAACTATTTGCTGTGTCTGTGGCTTCATTGTCCATGTTATTCTATGTCATTGTTCAGTTTCTCTATAGGCTTCTGAAGTATGCGTCAGATTCATGGGTATACATCATATCAGTAAAGGTATTCAGCAGTTCAAGGATAAATATCAGAATCCGTTGTTCTCAGATCTTGTATTGGCCAATCTTTCTTCAAGATAATGGCACAAG GTCTCTATCAAGTGTTGAATATGCGGAGAAAGCTGCATTGCATAAGCATTCCATGTGGTCAAGTTTAGCTGTTGATGTACTTCTGGGAAACTTGTTCGGTTTGGCACTGCTGTATCATGCAGAATCTGCTTGCATGTGGGTCCTGAAATTTGCCAGTGACATTACAAATGAGTTATTGCGCTCAGGTTGTGTGTGGTTAATGGGAGTCCCCGCAGGTTTTAAGTTAAACACGGAATTGGCAGGAGTTCTTGGGATGATTTCTCTAACTGCTATCCAGATTTGGTCTACCATTTGGATCTTTTTGGGGTTTCACTTCATTTATTTCATTAGAGGACTTGCTATATCAGGAATCATTTTTGGGGTGACTGTACCTGCTGCTTTGATAAAAGACTTGATTGCACTGGCAACATTACATGTGTCCACTCTTCACTGGTTGATATCACTTTTATATTCGACTCAGATACAGGCATTGGCAGCTTTGTGGCGCCTTTTCAG GGGTCGAAAGTGGAATCCTCTTCGTCAGAGATTAGATAGCTATGACTATACTGTCAAGCAACACATCGTTGGATCTCTTCTGTTCACACCACTCCTGCTTCTATTACCGACAACTTCtgttttctatattttctttaccaTTATGAATACAACCATCAGCCTTATCTATATACTGATTGAAATCACTATATCTGTTATTCATGCCACACCTTACATCAAAATTTTCCTTTGGTTGGTCATGCCAAAAAGATTTCCCTCTGGGATATGGTTTGAAATTGTATCTGTTTGGAGTGATTGCATTTATTCACATAAGGATATTAGTTCACCAGCAGATAAATTGCAGAGTGAAAAGGGCCTAACTGGAGAGAAAGCTTCTGTTGTGGTTTCATTTCTTCATAGCAACTTCTTGACTGTAG GACAAATAGTCATGCCTCACTACAACAAGATTCTTTCTGGGAAACCTCGGACATTGGTTGCTACAGCAGCTTATGGAGTCCTTACTGGCAGACG GATTCCATCTACAATTGGGACTGATCTTCCAATATTTCCATGGATGCTAATCTCCTACAAAGAGTATTGGCGGCTTTGCCACGATTCAATTCTTGCATGCTACAGAAGATGA
- the LOC117623753 gene encoding N-acetylglucosaminyl-phosphatidylinositol biosynthetic protein gpi1-like isoform X2 — translation MGKWCFHVISTYLIFYETPAYGAHHFSLHPWNSFDQVSAPERKPKWVDELHQKQPLLDLDTVILAINSSAAADKVFERCMGPKKSTVRFSTVYMFLAFTWQLFAVSVASLSMLFYVIVQFLYRLLKYASDSWVYIISVKVFSSSRINIRIRCSQILYWPIFLQDNGTRSLSSVEYAEKAALHKHSMWSSLAVDVLLGNLFGLALLYHAESACMWVLKFASDITNELLRSGCVWLMGVPAGFKLNTELAGVLGMISLTAIQIWSTIWIFLGFHFIYFIRGLAISGIIFGVTVPAALIKDLIALATLHVSTLHWLISLLYSTQIQALAALWRLFRGRKWNPLRQRLDSYDYTVKQHIVGSLLFTPLLLLLPTTSVFYIFFTIMNTTISLIYILIEITISVIHATPYIKIFLWLVMPKRFPSGIWFEIVSVWSDCIYSHKDISSPADKLQSEKGLTGEKASVVVSFLHSNFLTVGQIVMPHYNKILSGKPRTLVATAAYGVLTGRRIPSTIGTDLPIFPWMLISYKEYWRLCHDSILACYRR, via the exons ATGGGCAAATGGTGTTTCCATGTGATATCCACGTAT TTAATATTCTACGAGACCCCAGCCTATGGTGCTCACCATTTCTCATTACATCCTTGGAATTCATTTGATCAAGTGAGTGCTCCTGAGAGAAAACCCAAGTGGGTTGATGAACTTCACCAGAAGCAGCCACTCCTTGACTTG GATACGGTCATTCTGGCAATCAATAGCTCCGCTGCCGCTGACAAAGTTTTCGAAAGATGCATGGGTCCCAAGAAATCTACTGTGCGCTTTTCCACAGTTTACAT GTTTCTTGCCTTCACATGGCAACTATTTGCTGTGTCTGTGGCTTCATTGTCCATGTTATTCTATGTCATTGTTCAGTTTCTCTATAGGCTTCTGAAGTATGCGTCAGATTCATGGGTATACATCATATCAGTAAAGGTATTCAGCAGTTCAAGGATAAATATCAGAATCCGTTGTTCTCAGATCTTGTATTGGCCAATCTTTCTTCAAGATAATGGCACAAG GTCTCTATCAAGTGTTGAATATGCGGAGAAAGCTGCATTGCATAAGCATTCCATGTGGTCAAGTTTAGCTGTTGATGTACTTCTGGGAAACTTGTTCGGTTTGGCACTGCTGTATCATGCAGAATCTGCTTGCATGTGGGTCCTGAAATTTGCCAGTGACATTACAAATGAGTTATTGCGCTCAGGTTGTGTGTGGTTAATGGGAGTCCCCGCAGGTTTTAAGTTAAACACGGAATTGGCAGGAGTTCTTGGGATGATTTCTCTAACTGCTATCCAGATTTGGTCTACCATTTGGATCTTTTTGGGGTTTCACTTCATTTATTTCATTAGAGGACTTGCTATATCAGGAATCATTTTTGGGGTGACTGTACCTGCTGCTTTGATAAAAGACTTGATTGCACTGGCAACATTACATGTGTCCACTCTTCACTGGTTGATATCACTTTTATATTCGACTCAGATACAGGCATTGGCAGCTTTGTGGCGCCTTTTCAG GGGTCGAAAGTGGAATCCTCTTCGTCAGAGATTAGATAGCTATGACTATACTGTCAAGCAACACATCGTTGGATCTCTTCTGTTCACACCACTCCTGCTTCTATTACCGACAACTTCtgttttctatattttctttaccaTTATGAATACAACCATCAGCCTTATCTATATACTGATTGAAATCACTATATCTGTTATTCATGCCACACCTTACATCAAAATTTTCCTTTGGTTGGTCATGCCAAAAAGATTTCCCTCTGGGATATGGTTTGAAATTGTATCTGTTTGGAGTGATTGCATTTATTCACATAAGGATATTAGTTCACCAGCAGATAAATTGCAGAGTGAAAAGGGCCTAACTGGAGAGAAAGCTTCTGTTGTGGTTTCATTTCTTCATAGCAACTTCTTGACTGTAG GACAAATAGTCATGCCTCACTACAACAAGATTCTTTCTGGGAAACCTCGGACATTGGTTGCTACAGCAGCTTATGGAGTCCTTACTGGCAGACG GATTCCATCTACAATTGGGACTGATCTTCCAATATTTCCATGGATGCTAATCTCCTACAAAGAGTATTGGCGGCTTTGCCACGATTCAATTCTTGCATGCTACAGAAGATGA